One window of the Pseudomonas knackmussii B13 genome contains the following:
- a CDS encoding polyamine ABC transporter substrate-binding protein, whose product MVAAAQAADTVKIYNWSEYIAPETVPNFTKETGIQATYDVYDSNETLDGKLMTGKSGYDVVFPSNHFMAKQIQAGALKKLDKSQLPNWKNLNPVLMKALEVNDPGNEHGFPYLWGTTGIGYNPAKIKAVLGDNAPVDSWDLFFKPENMEKLAKCGVAVLDNGPELLPITLNYLGLPHHSQNPEDYKKAEAALVKVRPYIRYFHSSKYVSDLANGEICMVVGFSGDVLQAAARAKEAKNGVEIQYSTPKEGSPLWFDMVAMPADAPDEKAGYAFMNYLLRPDVMAGISNSVHYANGNLAADPLVDAAIKADPAIYPPQEKMAKLFALQSMPQKIDRLRTRVWNTIKTGK is encoded by the coding sequence ATGGTCGCCGCCGCCCAGGCCGCCGACACTGTGAAGATCTACAACTGGTCCGAGTACATCGCTCCGGAGACCGTGCCGAACTTCACCAAGGAAACCGGCATCCAGGCCACCTACGACGTCTACGACAGCAACGAGACCCTCGACGGCAAGCTGATGACCGGCAAGTCCGGCTACGACGTGGTCTTCCCGTCCAACCACTTCATGGCCAAGCAGATCCAGGCCGGCGCCCTGAAGAAGCTGGACAAGAGCCAGCTGCCCAACTGGAAGAACCTCAACCCGGTGCTGATGAAGGCCCTGGAGGTCAACGACCCGGGCAACGAGCACGGCTTCCCCTACCTGTGGGGCACCACCGGCATCGGCTACAACCCGGCCAAGATCAAGGCCGTGCTGGGCGACAACGCGCCGGTCGATTCCTGGGACCTGTTCTTCAAGCCGGAGAACATGGAAAAGCTCGCCAAGTGCGGCGTAGCGGTGCTGGACAACGGCCCCGAGCTGCTGCCGATCACCCTCAACTACCTGGGCCTGCCGCACCACAGCCAGAACCCCGAGGACTACAAGAAGGCCGAGGCGGCGCTGGTCAAGGTGCGTCCGTACATCCGCTACTTCCACTCCTCGAAGTACGTCAGCGACCTGGCCAACGGCGAGATCTGCATGGTGGTCGGCTTCTCCGGCGACGTGCTGCAGGCCGCCGCCCGCGCCAAGGAAGCCAAGAACGGCGTGGAAATCCAGTACTCGACGCCGAAGGAAGGCTCGCCGCTGTGGTTCGACATGGTCGCCATGCCGGCCGACGCGCCCGACGAGAAGGCCGGCTACGCCTTCATGAACTACCTGCTGCGTCCTGACGTGATGGCCGGCATCAGCAACTCGGTGCACTACGCCAACGGCAACCTGGCCGCCGACCCACTGGTGGACGCGGCGATCAAGGCGGACCCGGCGATCTACCCGCCGCAGGAGAAGATGGCCAAGCTGTTCGCCCTGCAGTCGATGCCGCAGAAGATCGACCGCCTGCGCACACGCGTCTGGAACACCATCAAGACCGGCAAGTAA
- a CDS encoding DMT family transporter, producing the protein MSRINASSLVGVTSASFFVLLWSSAAIVSKWGLAHASPVAFLIGRFAIALGALLILGPLLGLRLPKQPRERRRALLTGLVLLGFYPICYVWALQLQVTPGLIATLLGVQPILTGLLTERRFSAARLVGLLLGLGGLVLVVWQGIGMAGLTLGGLACALLALLGITFGTLLQKGLTESPLGSLPLQYVAGLLLCLALLPTQPLHFDWSPELLLSLLWMGLLVSVGATLLLYRLIARGNLVQVTSLFYLVPAVTALLDYLAFGNRLGPLSLLGMALIVVGLLLVFRQPRERGGEAQTEGS; encoded by the coding sequence ATGTCCCGAATCAACGCTTCCAGCCTGGTCGGCGTGACCAGCGCCAGCTTTTTCGTGCTGCTCTGGAGCAGCGCCGCCATCGTTTCCAAGTGGGGTCTCGCCCACGCCTCGCCCGTGGCCTTCCTGATCGGCCGCTTCGCCATCGCCCTCGGCGCCCTGCTGATCCTCGGCCCGCTGCTTGGCCTGCGCCTGCCGAAGCAGCCGCGCGAACGCCGCCGCGCCCTGCTCACCGGTCTCGTGCTGCTCGGCTTCTACCCGATCTGCTACGTCTGGGCCCTGCAACTGCAGGTCACGCCGGGGCTGATCGCCACCCTGCTCGGCGTGCAGCCGATCCTCACCGGGCTGCTCACCGAGCGGCGCTTCTCCGCGGCACGTCTGGTCGGCCTGCTGCTCGGCCTTGGCGGCCTGGTGCTGGTGGTCTGGCAAGGCATCGGCATGGCCGGCCTCACCCTCGGCGGGCTCGCCTGCGCTCTGCTGGCGCTGCTCGGCATCACCTTCGGCACCTTGCTGCAGAAGGGCCTGACCGAGAGCCCGCTGGGTAGCCTGCCGCTGCAGTACGTCGCCGGCCTGCTGCTGTGCCTGGCGCTGCTGCCGACCCAGCCGCTGCATTTCGACTGGAGCCCGGAGTTGCTGCTTAGCCTCCTGTGGATGGGCCTGCTGGTGTCGGTGGGAGCGACCCTGCTGCTCTACCGGCTGATCGCGCGCGGCAACCTGGTGCAGGTCACCAGCCTGTTCTACCTGGTGCCGGCGGTGACCGCACTGCTCGACTACCTGGCCTTCGGCAACCGACTCGGCCCGCTCAGCCTGCTCGGCATGGCGCTGATCGTGGTCGGCCTGCTGCTGGTGTTCCGCCAGCCACGCGAGCGCGGCGGCGAAGCGCAAACCGAAGGTAGCTGA
- a CDS encoding DMT family transporter, with translation MRPTDLLRLFSLAAIWGASFLFMRQLVPAIGVMPTAFLRVVLSAIGLFAILGAMRVPWAFRGKLKAMLLIGTISSGIPVLMFSLAARFLPAGYSAIFNATTPLMGVLVGSLFFGERLTPAKALGIGMGLAGVAVLSGAGPAPFDSKLLLGAGACLVATTCYGFAGYLTKRWVNDQGGLDSRVTAFANQLGATLCLLPVFAATSLDMPLAPLAQPSIWLALAGLGLLCTSFAYIVYFRLLADIGPLKTMTVTFLIPPFGVFWGVLFLGEQVSWAHLQGGVLIALALWLVLRPAPVARDAQSA, from the coding sequence GCCAGCTGGTGCCGGCCATCGGCGTGATGCCGACCGCGTTCCTGCGCGTGGTGCTCTCGGCCATCGGCCTGTTCGCCATCCTGGGTGCGATGCGCGTGCCCTGGGCGTTTCGCGGCAAGCTCAAGGCGATGCTGCTGATCGGCACCATCAGCTCGGGCATTCCGGTGCTGATGTTCAGCCTTGCTGCGCGCTTCCTGCCGGCGGGCTACTCGGCGATCTTCAACGCCACCACGCCACTGATGGGCGTGCTGGTCGGCAGCCTGTTCTTCGGCGAGCGCCTGACCCCGGCGAAGGCCCTCGGCATCGGCATGGGGCTGGCTGGCGTGGCGGTGCTCAGCGGCGCCGGTCCCGCTCCCTTCGACAGCAAGCTGCTGCTGGGCGCCGGCGCCTGCCTGGTGGCAACCACCTGCTACGGTTTCGCCGGCTACCTGACCAAGCGCTGGGTCAACGACCAGGGCGGGCTGGACAGCCGCGTCACCGCCTTCGCCAACCAACTGGGCGCGACCCTTTGCCTGCTGCCGGTGTTCGCCGCCACCAGCCTGGACATGCCGCTGGCGCCCCTGGCCCAGCCGTCGATATGGCTGGCCCTGGCCGGGCTCGGGCTGCTCTGCACGTCCTTCGCTTACATCGTGTACTTCCGCCTGCTCGCCGACATCGGCCCGCTGAAGACCATGACGGTGACCTTCCTGATCCCGCCGTTCGGGGTGTTCTGGGGCGTGCTGTTCCTGGGCGAACAGGTGTCCTGGGCGCATCTGCAGGGCGGCGTACTGATCGCCCTGGCGCTCTGGCTGGTGCTGCGTCCCGCGCCTGTGGCACGGGACGCGCAAAGCGCCTGA